The DNA segment TCTAGCATTGTCGGATCTAAGCTACAAGACTGCTGTCACAGTTTATATGCTATATTATGCATCGTTGCGTGCCCCGTATTATCGTCTTACTAGCTGATGATCTCAAAATGCAATGATACTTCAGTGCTCACGATGAATCATTTTGTATAGCTCGCTGTATCTTACGTCACGCCGAGACGAAAAGAGTTGACCGTGAGAACGTCCCCTGCTCTCAATGCTGCAAAGTTGCGGCtcggggttgatgaagtgCCCGTTAGATGGATGAGGGGCCTCACTTGAAGTCCGCCGCCACACAGACCGTTCTGAAGACAATCACTCGGGTCGGATGTTGCTGTTCTCCTTGAGCCACCATTGACACTGCGAGACATACAACACGATGTGGACCTGAGCGACGGAATTGTAGTAAAGAGTATCTTCAAATAAACCCTAAAATTAACATCTAAATCTAATGGAAGGGCTTTACGAGTCTACAGTACCACCTTCTGAATGGTATTAAGTCTAGGTACTCCGACAACCCACTTGAAGGCTTGAAGGCCTCTCTAACTTGTGCTGTCAAAATTAAGTTGCCTGACAGCGAACACTGCGTCGATCAAGATAAACTAGTTAACCACCCCTGAATATAGCACGGGCAGCTCGGAATTAGACATATTCAATACAGGATGATACAGAATGACTCATAGTGATTCTCCCGATTTGGTAATTTTGATCTGGGGATGACTCGCACTGATTGGACTACAAGCAAATTTATTGTGAAGGAAACCGAACGAATCTAAAGAAATCTAGAATATATATCTATACGAAATCAACAACTAGAGCCTTCAATTGTATTCCCTAAAATCCCCAAGGGTTACAATTTTTGGCGTTGAGCATGTTTGTTTACATCCCGGGGCTCGCGGTATGAGGCATTTTGACAATGAAGTCTCAATCAAGTACAACTGACTCCCCCTGCGGCTTCAATCTTGATTCTATCCTTCGTTAACTACAGTTACGTGCTagaaagacaagagacagaatcACTCTTGCTCCTATGCTACTGATATTGCATGGCGGAATTGACGCCTTCAAGGCCCGAATGCTTGCGCTCAGGATTCACCCACAAGAGTATCGCTTTCGCCTCTGCTCGATTTTTGCCTACTAGTATCatctcgaggctgttgagatatcTCGCATATATATGCCGAGATATGCAACTATGCTTAAGTAACGCGATAGATTGGAGGAACACGATATTCGGCAGATCAAGTTGTGTTCGGCACATTCAACTGCCGATCGAGATGCTTGGCCAGCTGCCAATTCAATATCCAAACTCGGTAGAATAAAATGCTGATCTCATCTCAGAATTAACATCGACAATTTGACATAGGTTGATCTCATATTAATTATGTGGGAAGTCCCTCCTGGGGATGAACGTCCCCGGACCCAGAATCCCGGGCGTGCGCATTCTAAGCCCGCATTATTATGTCCTGCCACCTCCGCATTCAACAGGTTTTCATTTTAGTCCCGACCGTTCCGCCGATCCATCCGAAAAGAAACATGAATAACGCCGTCGTAACATTGGACTTGATTACAAGCCACAGTTCTCTGTCCCAATCTCGGCCGATTTTTGTTCAGGATATCTGATCGGCTCAAGGTGACGACGCCATTATGTTTGCGTGCTCGCGCTTGATCCCGAGTTCATTCGCGGTAATGAAAGAACACAGCTGCTGGGCAAGAAAGCCAAGTCGGGTGACAGTTGCGCGTTGGGTGATTTGAGCAGAACCGCTATCTGGTTTCTTGTATGCTCCGATAAAGAAAGCGAATATGTTTCTttgtttgatgatggcgactGTTGAGAGACCTCAGGCTCTGAGGGAGAGGTAGGATCATTAACGACTGGCATTTTGGTAGGTTTGTAGAATTGATCGGCGATGGTGTTCCACTTCGAGTGATTTGGGCGAATGCACCACATTTATGACCGTTGAACTGTATTTATATCATCTGCCACGGGGCGTTGGGTGAATCTCCGCAGTCCATGCGTGCGGGGTGGACGTTGCACTCGGATTCTTCGGCATATCAGCGCTACTGACCGCCCTACGTAATGAAATACCGGGTCCAGGAGATATCCTGTTTTAAATCCCGTCGCGAGTCTCTCTCGtgttccttttcttgctgctggtttctcttctctttctgctCTAACTAACCCCGTTAGATCCATAGGCaatcatctttggtggtcCAATGAACGTGGCACAGCCCACTTGAGCTCAGACAAGAATCTAAGCGAGGCCTTGATTTACAGTGGGTTATCCAGCCCCTAGGCCAGCTGATGCTCTGAGTCGCTGACACGGCATCTGGGGAATCGCACTGGATCATCACCCGAGCGTCGCAGTTGTCAATTCATACAACAGCTCTTCTTTATATGCTTCTTGTCCACCAATCTCACTCGACATGCATCTTGAAGCCGTTCGTGGAGTGAGGATAAACACTGTACGCAACAAAACTCGCATCAGCATGTGACTGATGGTTGCAACCCATAGCCTTTTGACACATGAAGCCCCCCAAAGACCCTTCGAGAACGGTCCGTAACCCATAGTAAAATGCAGGGTTCAATATGCATCTCTGGCACGAGACAGCCTACGCTACGTCATGCGCTTCTAGAGTATGAACCATCACTTTCTGGAGGTAGTTTTAAGGGTTTCTCTGGTCCCCAAGAATGGGCAACATTATCAATACCAAGAATAAAATAAGCTGGATCAaatattttttaatattttttaatattttttttttttttccctttttttttatatcAAGCATTTTGCCCATCAAAATTCCGTACTGGACTATAAACCAGACCAAATCAACCGACATGGATACAGACAATAACAAGCGCCTCTTGAATCGATATGGGATCCTTCCGAAGCGaggcagccttctcaatcaCCAATTAGAGGTTCGCATGAACGATTTTGTCCTCGAAATGTGCCAATCTAACAGGGTGAAAGGGGAGAAAATATTTCGACTCGGGAGACTTTGCTCTTAACCAAGCTCATCAGTCATCTAACATTGGCAACGTCAAAACAGGTCGCGAACATCCAATCCGTCAAGACATATCAGAGCCGTCTAGTTCCGTCCCAAGTTCCAGCAACATTGATGATAACGCAACTCAAcagtcatcaacaagacgaagaagcacGGAGGTAAAGTTTCATGCTCAAacacaacttcatcaagagaTGAAAAGCCCTCCCGAGAGTGAAAATCACGGAACAGAAGAGGGAAACAATGAGTAGGTTACTATTGATACAATGTACGTTTGAGAAACATGACCCGATTCGCGAGTTTTATGGTCTTCTCATGCAGATGGAAAATGCATATTTATCCAAAGCCTATTACAACCTATATTACTATGGCTGTCTATGTAATTTTAGCTACACAAACCTCTCTCTCAATGTCAACGTCAAaattccttctcctctgaGATCTTGGTTTGCGTTGTGCTCATCCAAACACCATCAGTAGAAGCGTAattggtttagtggtaaaattctccgttgccattcgagcagcgtcggggagcccagggttcgattccctgaTTACGCATTGAtagagctgaagctcaagatatCTTTTGGCGATTGTACTATCCATATTTTTGTGAGTGTTCTGCCATGTTCCAGCCGGCGTTGGAGGTAGCGTTGAGGTTCAACTAAAGTTCAAGGAGGCTAAACCTTTGCTTGGTCACGAGGCAAGGCAAGTGCAGATAGACTGTTTCCATTTTTAGTAAGTCATACTACTTTTACCAAGGAGCATTTGCAACCACTTGAAGCGGGAGGTAATATTCTTTGGGCATTGTTATCACTCAGCAATAGACTTGTACTTGTTTGtttatttctcttctttctatGCTCACTGCTGTGAGATGTCTACTTTGCTCCACCAAAACTCAGATTGCTTGCGAGCCCAGTCGTCATCCGTGAACACAGCGGTCTTGCCAGCATCTCCTCCTATCAGCTCCTCGTTGCCTTCGCCGAATCTCAAAACTTTGGGACTCTTGGGATCATACGCCTCCCATCTGGGTCTCTGTGGGTACTCTCCAGATACAGCGTTGGGATCACCTCTTGTGATGAAGCTGGTAACATAATGGTTCAATGTCTTGGCAAGGTCTTTTTGTGTTTCAGAGACAGCAACGACCTTGGGATCGCAGACTTCGTAACGCATGTTATCGGCGTGCTGGGCACCGTTATTGACCGTGCTGACAGCGGCCCAGTGGTAGAGGTAGACGGGTACTGATGGGGAGGCGAGCTCGGCTGTCTGACGCGCGGGAGCGACATAAGCATAATGGGCATATGCAGCCTCGATACGCTTGTACTGTGATCCCATACCTTTGCGTGTCTCCTTGTACTCAGAATTCTCAAACTTAGCTGGATCTCGGTAGAGTTCCTCAATAGTGTCCAAATCCTCGGAGGTAAGCAGCGGCAGCAACTCGGCCCAAAAGTGTCGGAACTGAGAAGACTCCGACATTTGCTTGTTAACATAAAGCGAACCTTCGTTCGTTGTGAAGCCAGTAATTATAGGCACCTTATGCCACTTGCCCGACTTCCATGTCTCAAGAGGCGGTCGCGCGATGACTTCACCGTCAATGACAGGTTGGAACGCCCACCGAAGAGAGGGGTTGTACTTGTCAAATGTGGCTGTTTGCGCATCGGTGATGACCTTCTCTGGTTGTTGGCGCAGATAAGGAAAGATCTCACACTCTGGGAGATCCTCGGGGACGCCGACCGCGCGGAGGAAGTCCTTGAACTGGGCTTCATGAATCGGCGCATTGTATGGTCTCACGGCTCGTGATGTAGGAGCTCCAGATTCGATGATGGCTTTGTGAAAGAGAGGGGCAACACCCTCCTTATAATGCATGATATGATGACCAATCTACTTCAAGTTAGTTGACTTTCCGCTCAAATTGTCACTGGAACTTACAGAATGAGCACCAGCAGACAGTCCAAACAATGTGACATTACTGGGGTCACCACCGAAGGCAgcgatgttttcttgcaCCCACTCCATCATGAGAATCTGATCCTTTaatccaaggttgagaacaCCCTCCTTGGCACTCAGACTCGAGGGCAAGAACCCCAAAGCTCCAATTCGATATTGAAACGTCACAGCAACAAAGGCCTCGGGTGCATTCGCTACCATCGACGCTGTCTTGTGCATATGCGCCGAACCTCTATTGAACGCGCCGCCATGGATATAAAGAGCAACAGGCAATTTTTCATGCTTATCCGCTGACTTGCGAAAGATATTCACTGTCAAACAATCCTCACTCTGCTCAAGCGTT comes from the Fusarium verticillioides 7600 chromosome 11, whole genome shotgun sequence genome and includes:
- a CDS encoding triacylglycerol lipase produces the protein MGSQISPDTPTIALPQGKLVGVKLNDSLPQAVDSWMGVPYALPPTGDLRFRLPVKVPASPDKVIDASEYGPAAPGKGLLVGPTLEQSEDCLTVNIFRKSADKHEKLPVALYIHGGAFNRGSAHMHKTASMVANAPEAFVAVTFQYRIGALGFLPSSLSAKEGVLNLGLKDQILMMEWVQENIAAFGGDPSNVTLFGLSAGAHSIGHHIMHYKEGVAPLFHKAIIESGAPTSRAVRPYNAPIHEAQFKDFLRAVGVPEDLPECEIFPYLRQQPEKVITDAQTATFDKYNPSLRWAFQPVIDGEVIARPPLETWKSGKWHKVPIITGFTTNEGSLYVNKQMSESSQFRHFWAELLPLLTSEDLDTIEELYRDPAKFENSEYKETRKGMGSQYKRIEAAYAHYAYVAPARQTAELASPSVPVYLYHWAAVSTVNNGAQHADNMRYEVCDPKVVAVSETQKDLAKTLNHYVTSFITRGDPNAVSGEYPQRPRWEAYDPKSPKVLRFGEGNEELIGGDAGKTAVFTDDDWARKQSEFWWSKVDISQQ